In one window of Gemmatimonadales bacterium DNA:
- a CDS encoding plastocyanin/azurin family copper-binding protein produces MSSKLSILALVVLALLPGCGGEQSKAASGTSAAAADAAPPAPAATGTVIEVKAISDETGNHFVPNKLEAHPGDVLKFTLVSGVHNVSFPADKNPGATGLPEPSDLLQLPGQTLEVPVSFKPGEYHFQCDPHAALGMTGELEVE; encoded by the coding sequence ATGTCGTCGAAGCTGTCGATCCTCGCTCTCGTTGTCCTCGCGCTGCTCCCCGGGTGTGGTGGAGAGCAGTCCAAAGCGGCGAGCGGCACGTCCGCCGCCGCTGCCGATGCGGCGCCCCCCGCCCCCGCCGCGACGGGCACCGTGATCGAAGTGAAGGCCATCAGCGACGAGACCGGCAACCACTTCGTGCCGAACAAGCTCGAGGCGCACCCCGGGGATGTCCTCAAGTTCACCCTGGTGAGCGGGGTCCACAACGTGAGCTTCCCCGCCGACAAGAACCCCGGAGCCACCGGCCTCCCGGAGCCGAGCGACCTGCTGCAGCTCCCCGGCCAGACGCTCGAGGTGCCGGTCTCGTTCAAGCCGGGTGAGTACCACTTCCAGTGCGACCCCCACGCGGCCCTGGGCATGACCGGGGAGCTCGAGGTCGAATAA
- a CDS encoding Rrf2 family transcriptional regulator gives MLSQTAEYALRTVVFLAQRSGESATRVDEIAAALAVPRNYLSKTLHRLAQEGILSSTRGKGGGFRLAVPPEDLTLLTVIQLFDRIGDGRQCLLGRPVCSDAQACEAHASWKAVAAQVAGFFADTSVADLLAGRRTGPTRPVRGMHP, from the coding sequence GTGCTCTCCCAAACCGCCGAATACGCCCTGCGCACCGTCGTCTTCCTCGCCCAGCGGTCGGGGGAGTCGGCCACCCGCGTGGACGAGATCGCCGCGGCGCTGGCGGTGCCGCGCAACTATCTGTCCAAGACGCTGCACCGCCTCGCGCAGGAGGGGATCCTGAGCTCGACGCGAGGGAAGGGCGGCGGCTTCCGGCTTGCCGTCCCGCCGGAGGACCTCACCCTCCTCACGGTGATCCAATTGTTCGATCGGATCGGTGACGGCCGGCAATGCCTGCTCGGCCGCCCGGTGTGCAGCGACGCCCAGGCCTGCGAGGCGCACGCGAGCTGGAAGGCGGTTGCCGCACAGGTGGCGGGCTTCTTCGCTGACACGTCGGTGGCCGACCTGCTCGCCGGCCGACGTACCGGCCCGACTCGGCCGGTGAGGGGGATGCATCCGTGA
- a CDS encoding cbb3-type cytochrome c oxidase subunit I, with protein sequence MSPLVRRYLRTAIGFLLAGLGLGIWMLIRRELAGEYPTPRLISAHTHVILVGFVMMMILGVALWMFPRPERTDVQYRPAAAELAYWLLTVSTTARFIGEVVRPSAPPLPQRWVVVLAGVGQVVGLVLFFYNLLPRIRSTRKPG encoded by the coding sequence GTGAGCCCACTGGTCCGGCGCTACCTGCGCACCGCGATCGGCTTTCTGCTCGCCGGTCTGGGGCTCGGGATCTGGATGCTGATCCGGCGGGAGCTCGCGGGGGAGTATCCGACGCCCAGGCTCATCAGCGCGCACACGCACGTCATCCTGGTGGGGTTCGTGATGATGATGATCCTCGGCGTCGCGCTCTGGATGTTTCCTCGTCCCGAGCGGACCGATGTGCAGTACCGTCCCGCGGCGGCGGAGCTGGCCTACTGGCTGCTCACGGTGTCCACCACCGCTCGCTTCATCGGCGAGGTGGTGCGGCCGAGTGCGCCCCCGCTGCCGCAGCGCTGGGTGGTCGTGCTCGCGGGAGTCGGGCAAGTCGTCGGGCTGGTGCTCTTCTTTTACAATCTCCTGCCCCGCATCCGATCGACCCGGAAACCCGGATGA
- a CDS encoding glycerol-3-phosphate dehydrogenase/oxidase produces the protein MRRNPAALADRELDVVVVGGGICGAAILRDAVQRGLSAALLERGDFAGATSAHSLKVVHGGIRYLQHLDVARVRESSRERSALLRIAPHLVHPMPVVVPTFGHGIRGGEALAAAFLLLEALTATRNRGLVDPERRVPRTRLISRRQVVAWYPELEHRELTGAGMFWDGQVYNPPRLVWEFIRTAGESGGEAANYCEVTDLLRRNGRVTGVAVGDRLSGERFQVRAKVVVNAAGPFAEQLFVRCGIRQTARIALSRDMAFVIRRRLDGGRALALQTRYRDPDAILSRGPRHLFLAPWRGVTLVGVSSAVFRGDPDALSVTEDEIAGFLAEIQEAVPHLDLARGDIARVHAGLLPIAESGLVRGNVSFGKRSHVVDNAEADGLEGLVTVVTNRLTTARGVAERAVDLTFRKLGAVPPRCRTAETPLHGGAFSGFAELLSEVGESVRDLMPASVAGPVPERLARNYGSSHREVLRLAEADRSLAEPIGTSGALRAEIVHAIREEMAQSLADCVFRRTDLGTAGPPADSELGVVAELAAEELGWSAGRKATELAEVRSASSKA, from the coding sequence ATGAGGCGCAACCCAGCGGCCCTCGCCGATCGCGAGCTCGACGTCGTGGTCGTGGGCGGAGGGATCTGTGGCGCGGCCATTCTCCGGGACGCGGTCCAGCGAGGTCTCTCGGCCGCCCTGCTCGAGCGGGGCGACTTCGCCGGCGCCACCTCGGCGCACTCGCTCAAGGTGGTACACGGTGGCATCCGGTACCTGCAGCACCTCGACGTCGCCCGGGTTCGTGAGTCCTCCCGCGAGCGCTCGGCACTGCTTCGGATCGCGCCGCATCTGGTGCACCCGATGCCCGTCGTCGTGCCGACCTTCGGCCACGGCATCCGAGGCGGTGAGGCACTCGCTGCGGCGTTCCTGCTGCTCGAGGCGCTCACCGCCACCCGGAACCGAGGGCTGGTTGACCCCGAGCGCCGGGTGCCTCGGACCCGCCTGATCTCCCGCCGGCAGGTCGTGGCCTGGTATCCGGAGCTCGAGCACCGGGAGCTCACTGGGGCCGGAATGTTCTGGGATGGCCAGGTCTACAATCCGCCGCGCCTGGTATGGGAGTTTATCCGGACCGCCGGGGAGAGCGGTGGAGAGGCAGCCAATTACTGCGAGGTGACGGACCTGCTTCGCCGGAACGGCAGGGTCACGGGAGTAGCGGTGGGGGACCGGCTGAGCGGCGAGCGCTTTCAGGTCCGTGCGAAGGTGGTGGTGAACGCCGCGGGGCCGTTCGCGGAACAGCTCTTTGTCCGATGCGGCATCCGCCAGACCGCACGGATCGCACTCTCCCGCGACATGGCATTCGTCATCCGGAGGCGGCTCGACGGTGGGCGGGCTCTGGCGCTGCAGACGAGATACCGCGATCCCGATGCCATCCTGAGCCGCGGCCCACGCCATCTCTTCCTGGCGCCCTGGCGTGGCGTGACCCTCGTGGGAGTGAGCAGCGCGGTCTTTCGGGGCGATCCCGATGCGCTATCGGTCACGGAGGACGAGATCGCGGGCTTTCTGGCCGAGATCCAGGAGGCCGTGCCGCACCTCGATCTCGCGAGAGGCGACATCGCTCGCGTTCACGCCGGCCTGCTGCCGATCGCGGAGAGCGGCCTGGTGCGCGGCAACGTCAGCTTCGGTAAGCGCTCGCACGTGGTCGACAACGCGGAGGCGGACGGACTCGAGGGACTAGTGACCGTCGTCACCAACCGACTCACCACGGCAAGGGGAGTGGCCGAACGGGCGGTCGACCTCACCTTCCGGAAGCTCGGAGCAGTGCCGCCGAGATGCCGAACGGCCGAGACGCCCTTGCATGGCGGCGCCTTCTCCGGGTTCGCGGAGCTTCTGTCCGAGGTTGGGGAGAGCGTCCGTGACCTGATGCCGGCGAGCGTGGCGGGGCCTGTGCCCGAGCGTCTGGCCCGAAACTATGGCTCGTCTCACCGGGAGGTGCTCCGGCTCGCCGAGGCCGACCGATCGCTCGCCGAGCCGATCGGGACGTCCGGAGCATTGAGGGCGGAAATCGTACACGCGATCAGGGAAGAGATGGCCCAGTCCCTCGCCGACTGCGTCTTTCGACGAACCGATCTCGGTACAGCGGGACCCCCGGCAGACAGCGAGCTCGGCGTTGTCGCCGAGCTCGCGGCCGAGGAGCTGGGGTGGAGCGCCGGCCGGAAAGCAACCGAGCTGGCCGAGGTTCGCTCGGCCAGCTCGAAGGCCTAG
- a CDS encoding copper oxidase → MSDTNASTSINSRRDFLRKGTVAAIALPAVVSGLSACGDTKPASAAVASPPKTPTPAPAPVLSDRAKADEMDAMHEKGIKAFPAKTAGKGNQVLQPRMDKGVKVFDLTAEVIDWEVEPGRTVKAWTYNGQVPGPQIRVREGDRMRVNLTNKLPQSTAIHFHGLELPNDQDGVPFITQPPVKPGESFTYEFTVPNAGSHMYHSHHNAAVQVGNGLLGAIIVEPKTVLKAHRADLDYVLVLNDGSHGFTLNGKGFPATEPLVCKQGQTVRIRFMNEGMMIHPMHLHGMHMTVIAKDGWDQPAPWKCDTLNVAPGERWDVLVRATNPGTWAFHCHILPHAESEHGMFGMVTALVVQPGVA, encoded by the coding sequence GTGTCCGACACTAACGCATCCACCAGCATCAACTCGCGCCGTGACTTTCTGCGGAAAGGCACCGTGGCCGCCATCGCGTTGCCGGCGGTCGTCAGCGGCCTGAGCGCCTGCGGTGACACCAAGCCCGCCAGCGCCGCCGTGGCCAGCCCGCCCAAGACTCCCACGCCGGCCCCGGCTCCAGTCCTGTCCGACCGCGCCAAGGCCGACGAGATGGACGCCATGCACGAGAAGGGGATCAAGGCGTTCCCGGCCAAGACGGCCGGCAAGGGGAACCAGGTCCTCCAGCCGCGCATGGACAAGGGCGTCAAGGTCTTCGACCTCACTGCCGAAGTGATAGACTGGGAAGTGGAGCCGGGGCGCACGGTCAAAGCGTGGACCTACAACGGCCAGGTGCCCGGTCCCCAGATCCGGGTGCGCGAGGGCGACCGGATGCGGGTCAACCTCACCAACAAGCTGCCCCAGTCCACCGCGATTCACTTTCATGGACTGGAGCTGCCGAACGATCAGGACGGCGTTCCGTTCATCACTCAGCCGCCGGTCAAGCCCGGCGAAAGCTTCACCTATGAGTTCACGGTGCCGAACGCCGGATCGCACATGTACCACTCGCATCACAACGCGGCCGTGCAGGTCGGCAATGGCTTGCTGGGGGCCATCATCGTCGAGCCCAAGACGGTGCTGAAGGCGCACCGCGCCGACCTGGATTACGTGCTGGTGCTCAACGACGGCTCCCATGGCTTCACCCTCAATGGCAAGGGCTTTCCCGCCACCGAGCCGCTGGTCTGCAAGCAGGGACAGACCGTGCGTATCCGCTTCATGAACGAGGGCATGATGATCCACCCCATGCACCTCCACGGGATGCACATGACCGTCATCGCCAAGGACGGCTGGGATCAGCCCGCGCCGTGGAAGTGCGACACCCTCAACGTCGCGCCGGGCGAGCGGTGGGACGTCCTGGTGCGGGCCACCAATCCCGGCACCTGGGCCTTCCACTGCCACATCCTGCCGCACGCGGAGTCGGAGCATGGGATGTTCGGGATGGTGACCGCGCTGGTGGTGCAGCCCGGCGTGGCCTAG
- a CDS encoding zinc-dependent alcohol dehydrogenase family protein, translating to MASMSAMLLDAPGRPLRPAEVPRPTPGPGQLLLKVRACGVCRTDLHVADGELPEPKLPLVLGHEIVGTVAAVGGDVPRFAPGDRVGVPWLGWTCGVCRFCRSGRENLCDRARFTGYTIDGGYAEYSLADARFCFPIPAGYDDVHAAPLLCAGLIGYRSLAAVGEAERLGIYGFGAAAHLITQVARAQGRRVFAFTRAGDAEGQRFALEMGAEWAGASEDRPPEALDGAIIFAPVGALVPVALGAVGKGGVVACGGIHMSPIPSFPYDILWGERVLRSVANLTRRDGEAFFHIAADVPLKVAVEPLPVSGANEALTRLREGRLRGAAVLVSNPRPGEA from the coding sequence ATGGCTTCGATGTCCGCCATGCTGCTCGACGCGCCGGGGCGGCCTCTTCGCCCGGCGGAGGTGCCTCGCCCCACGCCTGGGCCGGGACAGCTGCTCCTCAAGGTCCGGGCCTGCGGAGTGTGCCGCACCGATCTCCATGTCGCCGACGGCGAGCTGCCCGAGCCCAAGCTGCCGCTGGTGCTCGGTCACGAGATCGTGGGGACCGTCGCCGCCGTCGGCGGCGACGTGCCGCGATTCGCTCCCGGCGATCGGGTGGGCGTGCCCTGGCTCGGCTGGACCTGTGGCGTCTGCCGGTTCTGCCGTTCCGGCCGCGAGAACCTGTGTGACCGCGCCCGCTTCACCGGCTACACCATCGATGGCGGCTACGCCGAGTACAGCCTGGCCGACGCCCGCTTCTGCTTTCCCATTCCGGCCGGGTACGACGACGTGCACGCCGCGCCCCTCTTGTGCGCGGGTCTCATCGGCTACCGCTCGCTCGCGGCCGTCGGCGAGGCGGAGCGGCTCGGCATCTACGGTTTCGGCGCCGCGGCGCATCTGATCACCCAGGTGGCCCGGGCCCAGGGGCGCCGTGTCTTTGCGTTTACGAGAGCGGGCGACGCCGAAGGGCAGCGGTTCGCGTTGGAGATGGGCGCGGAATGGGCCGGTGCATCGGAGGACCGGCCGCCGGAGGCGCTGGACGGCGCGATCATCTTCGCGCCGGTCGGTGCGCTGGTCCCAGTCGCCTTGGGGGCCGTGGGCAAGGGAGGGGTGGTGGCCTGTGGCGGCATCCACATGAGCCCGATCCCGAGTTTCCCCTACGACATCCTGTGGGGTGAGCGGGTGCTCCGATCGGTGGCCAACCTCACCCGGCGGGACGGCGAGGCCTTCTTCCACATAGCTGCCGACGTTCCGTTGAAGGTGGCGGTGGAACCGCTCCCAGTGAGCGGGGCGAACGAGGCGCTGACCCGGCTGCGCGAAGGACGGCTCCGCGGGGCTGCCGTGCTGGTGTCCAACCCGCGCCCCGGCGAGGCGTGA